ATTGCCATCATCATGGGTGGTCAGGAAATGTCCGGCCCGGTACCGCGTCAACTGGGCGTCGGCGAAACTGATCTCCGGCGCGTTCAGGATTTCCCGCATCGGATCGAGAAAGCCCGGACTGTTGAGCGCTGCGTAAAGGTCTGCCAACACAGGCGCCTCGTCGGTCAGCACACCGCCATGCCATTTGTCGTAGAGCGGATAGGTCTCGTAGAGATATTGAAAACCGTCCGCCGCGCCCGCTTTCACGCGGCGGTCAAACTCGATTCTCTGAGCGGCCGGCATGGCGTCCATCGCCGCGGCATCAAGATCTAGATGTCGGTCGCCGAGGCGGGTGACGAGTGTCCAGCGTGGCACGAATTTGACCGCCTGCAGCACGTCTGCATGGGCGTTGGCAGCCAGGGCCTGAGGCAGTTGGCAGCGCGTGGACTGCCCCAGCGCCTCATGCGCATCAGCGAGCGATTGTGCGGACAGATCAAACATTCACGGCCTCTCCCTCGCGAGCAGTGTCCCAGAAGGTGGCGCCGGATTGAAGTGACCGATCAGCAATTGCCCGTATCAGGCGCAGCCGGCGCAGCGTGGAACGGCAGGGTCCAGCGCCAGACGAGCGGGCTCGATGACCTCGCCGCACTCCACGCACCAGCCATAATCATCCTCATCGACCCGGGCCAGCGCCGCTTCAATGCGGCGGACCTCGACCGTGCGGCGGGCATTGGCCGCCTTGGCCATCTCCTGCACCTGCATCGAATCGAGCCGCGACAGGCGACCCACCGATTGCTGATCGAGTTCAACGGGCTTGCGGTCGTCACGCGCGGCATCTGACAGATCAAGCAATTCCTGGCGCAGGGCCATCAGCTTGGTTCGGGCGTCTTCACTGCTCATGCGTGTTCACCCTTGTGTGCTTTTGCATCCCGGGCAGTATCTGCCTGAACCTGACCGGCGACCAGCCGATTGAACACCAGTCCTGCAGCCAGCGGAGCCTGAACGATGCGCGACCATTTTCTCCAGCTTGCCGACTACAACGCCTGGGCCAATCGGCGGATCTATGGTGCCGCGCGGGAGGTGGGCGAAGATGCCAGAAACCGCGACATTGGCGCCTATTTCGGTTCCCTGCAGGGCACGCTGACCCATATCCTCGTCGCTGACCATTTGTGGCTGGCCCGCCTGAGGTCACAGCCCGCGCCGCACAAGCGGCTGGACGAGACGCCGACAGCGGATTTTGACGCCCTGTGGACAGCGCGGCAGGAGCAGGACGACGCCACACGCGGCTTCATCGCCGGCCTGACCGATGCGGCGATCGCCGAGAACTTCGATTACAAGGACATGTCCGGCACAGCGCGCACCCTGCCGCGCCGGATCATTCTCACCCACATGTTCAACCACGCTACCCATCATCGCGGGCAGGCGCATCACCAGCTGGGCCAGCTGGGCATGGCGGAGCCGCCACCACTGGACCTGCCCTATTTCGCCCTGGATCTAGTCTGACTGATCCGGTTTCTTGAAGGGGGGACGCTGAACTGCCCAATGCCGGTGGCCTGTTGCCACCGGCCTGACTAGGCTCCGCGGAATATATGATAGGGGGCATCATGTCCGAGACCATTCTCGAACTTTCCAACGTATCGAAGACCTTCGCCGGCAAGCCTGCAGTGCGCGATGTCAGTTTTGGCGTCCAGCGCGGCAGGATCACCGGCTTTCTCGGTCCCAATGGCGCCGGAAAGACGACCAGCCTGCGCATGTCGCTGGGCATCCTGACGCCCGACAGCGGCTCGGTCAGCCTGTTTGGCGGCAAGCCGCGACCGGCGGCTCTGGACAGGGTCGGCTTCCTGCCGGAAGAACGCGGCATTTACCGCAAGATGAAGGTTATCGACGTGATCACCTTCTTCGCCCGTCTCAAGGGTGTCGGTGCGGCCGAGGCCCGAAAGCGCGGCCTTGCCATGTTGGAGGAGTTTGAGCTCCCCGGTGTCGCCGAAA
The window above is part of the Maricaulis maris MCS10 genome. Proteins encoded here:
- a CDS encoding 2OG-Fe(II) oxygenase, with amino-acid sequence MFDLSAQSLADAHEALGQSTRCQLPQALAANAHADVLQAVKFVPRWTLVTRLGDRHLDLDAAAMDAMPAAQRIEFDRRVKAGAADGFQYLYETYPLYDKWHGGVLTDEAPVLADLYAALNSPGFLDPMREILNAPEISFADAQLTRYRAGHFLTTHDDGNPGKNRVAAFVLTLSEDWQDDWGGVLQFETALGDVTGRFVPRGNTLSLFKVPQPHQVTPVAAGVQAHRVSVTGWLRTGDDPGPVSRPG
- a CDS encoding TraR/DksA family transcriptional regulator: MSSEDARTKLMALRQELLDLSDAARDDRKPVELDQQSVGRLSRLDSMQVQEMAKAANARRTVEVRRIEAALARVDEDDYGWCVECGEVIEPARLALDPAVPRCAGCA
- a CDS encoding DinB family protein, encoding MRDHFLQLADYNAWANRRIYGAAREVGEDARNRDIGAYFGSLQGTLTHILVADHLWLARLRSQPAPHKRLDETPTADFDALWTARQEQDDATRGFIAGLTDAAIAENFDYKDMSGTARTLPRRIILTHMFNHATHHRGQAHHQLGQLGMAEPPPLDLPYFALDLV